From Hippoglossus stenolepis isolate QCI-W04-F060 chromosome 6, HSTE1.2, whole genome shotgun sequence, a single genomic window includes:
- the LOC118111670 gene encoding protein pitchfork, whose product LCVDFGSLSFSRPQAAAAGCLWLGLRDVSFCSSQERKLFPLHYAPDRLGNQMHRQGAPHLGPGCYVNHEFGTIHHDLQMKPESNKGYIVSARTAARFPPSGKTVTPSPQQYQQDHSQSTIVPPGKSPFNSTTERFKPPARAAEGSPGPGTYKPDAVTNRKVSWPMCFGRPDWSRLPPLEKRSLRVKLHSEKALLKQRSRVAYLSLYF is encoded by the exons ctgtgtgttgACTTCGGTTCCTTGTCTTTCTCTCGgccacaagctgctgctgcaggatgtcTGTGGCTCGGGCTCAGAGATGTCAGCTTCTGCAGCAGCCAGGAGAGGAAGCTCTTCCCCCTCCATTACGCTCCGGACCGACTGGGAAACCAGATGCACCGACAGGGGGCGCCACACCTCGGCCCTGGCTGCTACGTCAACCATGAG TTTGGCACCATACATCACGACTTGCAGATGAAACCGGAGAGTAACAAAGGTTATATCGTCTCAGCGAGGACTGCAGCACGCTTTCCACCTTCTGGCAAG acgGTGACGCCTTCACCACAGCAGTACCAGCAGGATCACAGCCAGTCCACCATCGTCCCACCTGGAAAATCCCCTTTCAACTCCACCACAGAGAGATTCAAACCCCCGGCACGTGCAGCTGAGGGCAGTCCAGG GCCAGGGACCTACAAGCCGGACGCAGTGACAAACAGGAAAGTGAGCTGGCCGATGTGCTTTGGGCGTCCAGACTGGTCCCGACTGCCGCCGCTGGAAAAGAGGTCCCTCAGGGTGAAG TTACACAGTGAGAAGGCTTTGCtgaagcagaggagcagagtggcCTACCTGAGTCTGTACTTTTAA
- the taf8 gene encoding transcription initiation factor TFIID subunit 8 — protein MADPAVAAGGALSTSGRGGGSKAASSPAENYHLARRRTLQVVVSALLTECGFESAEKAAVETLTEMMQSYISEIGRCAKSHCEHTARSVPTLSDTVVTLIEMGFNVDTLPVYAKRSQRMVITAPPVTNHPVTPRALSAGQKRTHPAHIPSHFPEFPDPHTYIKTPTFREPVSDYQVVREKAATQRRDVERALTRFMAKTGETQSLFKDDITAFPLIAARPCTIPYLSALLPSELELQTLEETDSSEQDDQTDSENTTGHNISDDPGADKENSLLPPGAVVPSAKVTEDNVIDNPYLRPVKKPKLRRKK, from the exons ATGGCGGATCCCGCGGTGGCGGCGGGAGGTGCTCTGAGCACAAGCGGG CGTGGGGGGGGTAGCAAAGCGGCTTCCAGCCCTGCAGAGAACTACCACCTGGCCCGACGCCGCACCCTGCAGGTGGTGGTCAGCGCCCTCCTGACCGAGTGTGGCTTCGAGAGCGCAGAGAAGGCGGCGGTGGAGACGCTCACTGAGATGATGCAGAGCT ATATAAGTGAAATCGGTCGCTGTGCTAAATCTCACTGTGAACACACGGCCAGAAGCGTTCCCACCCTGTCGGACACAGTGGTCACACTCATTGAAATGG gTTTCAATGTGGACACGCTGCCTGTTTATGCAAAACGATCACAGAGGATGGTTATTACTGCTC CTCCAGTGACGAACCACCCTGTGACGCCCAGAGCCCTGTCAGCCGGACAGAAACGCACACATCCGGCTCACATCCCAAGTCACTTCCCAGAATTCCCTGATCCTCACACGTACATCAAAACACCG acGTTCAGAGAGCCTGTGTCGGATTACCAAGTGGTGAGAGAGAAGGCAGCGACTCAGAGGAGAGACGTGGAGCGAGCTCTCACACGCTTCATGGCCAAGACGGGAGAAACTCAGAGCCTCTTCAAAGACGACATCACTGCCTTCCCAT TGATCGCAGCGCGGCCGTGCACCATCCCGTATCTCAGCGCCCTCCTGCCgtcggagctggagctgcaaaCTCTGGAGGAGACGGACTCGTCCGAGCAGGACGACCAGACGGACAGCGAGAACACGACAGGACACAACATCAGT GATGATCCGGGAGCCGACAAAGAAaactctctgcttcctcccgGTGCCGTTGTTCCCTCCGCAAAGGTCACCGAGGACAACGTGATCGACAACCCGTACCTCCGTCCGGTCAAGAAACCCAAATTGAGGCGGAAGAAATGA